One genomic window of Panicum hallii strain FIL2 chromosome 6, PHallii_v3.1, whole genome shotgun sequence includes the following:
- the LOC112898163 gene encoding uncharacterized protein LOC112898163, translating into MPSHRPAPPAPSACSSSHRALARPAALTRPLELDGHARACSWAEPRPPPARQCASTRPRALRPGPASSLRAACLRPGPALAPRCSGSHAPSAPPRQRSRTPQCAWIRPPEPQLLAQP; encoded by the coding sequence ATGCCGAGccaccgccccgcgccgccggcgcccagcgCCTGCTCTAGCTCGCACCGCGCACTCGCCCGACCTGCCGCGCTCACGCGCCCGCTCGAGCTCGATGggcacgcgcgcgcctgctcctgggccgagccgcgTCCACCTCCTGCACGCCAGTGCGCCTCCactcgcccgcgcgcgctccgtcctgggcccgccagctcgctccgggccgcATGCCTCCGCCCGGGCCCCGCTCTGGCGCCGCGTTGCTCCGGCTCCCACGCGCcatccgcgccgccgcgccagcGCTCGCGCACGCCGCAATGCGCCTGGATCCGCCCGCCTGAGCCGCAGCTGCTCGCCCAGCCCTGA